A window from Vigna angularis cultivar LongXiaoDou No.4 chromosome 7, ASM1680809v1, whole genome shotgun sequence encodes these proteins:
- the LOC108336264 gene encoding uncharacterized protein LOC108336264 isoform X2 has protein sequence MIMYCVRVTTMAMTVPSWRPTCCASSSSSSSASTAVINTEQLRSQIDHLHAEADTTRAKATNARLRLLRLSEAAEKLQKQAVMSIQKGEENYAREMLFQRKKVLQALDKSKRRIELLDELSAKLSEAISLKESQLIGNVNVNIEDITKDASSPVRIVAPKEEVQNDFSTTRHNLDPETMDFDNIQDVQLSIESEENSLDVKEIQNLQESVSVGISNEDSIARNLSEISSYEDFMERIDKKLSEIEAELVTVLNVSTLVLVNEERPNNSRLQQTIELLETIHGIRKRIRRTKEAELRI, from the exons ATGATAATGTACTGTGTTAGAGTGACAACTATGGCCATGACTGTTCCTTCATGGAGGCCCACGTGCTGcgcatcttcatcatcttcttcttctgcttctaCAGCTGTCATCAACACAGAGCAACTGCGTTCTCAAATTGATCATCTTCATGCTGAGGCTGACACCACCAGAGCCAAGG CAACTAATGCTAGATTGAGGCTTCTGCGGTTGTCAGAAGCTGCAGAGAAGCTTCAAAAACAGGCAGTTATGAGCATTCAAAAGGGGGAGGAAAATTATGCAAGGGAAATGCTTTTTCAGAGGAAGAAGGTGTTGCAGGCTTTGGACAAGTCTAAAAGACGCATTGAATTGCTTGATGAGCTTTCCGCAAAGTTAAGTGAG GCAATATCTTTGAAAGAAAGTCAGCTAATTGGAAATGTTAATGTGAACATTGAAGACATAACAAAAGATGCTTCAAGTCCAGTTCGAATTGTTGCTCCAAAGGAGGAAGTTCAAAATGATTTCAGTACGACAAGACATAACTTAGATCCTGAAACGATGGACTTCGACAATATTCAAGATGTGCAACTGTCTATCGAAAGTGAAGAAAATTCACTGGATGTTAAGGAGATTCAGAATCTTCAGGAATCCGTTAGTGTAGGAATTTCAAATGAAGACAGTATAGCCAGAAACTTGTCAGAAATATCCTCGTATGAGGATTTCATGGAACGGATAGATAAAAAGCTCAGTGAAATTGAAGCTGAACTAGTTACTGTTTTGAACGTCTCAACCTTGGTACTTGTTAATGAAGAGAGACCAAATAATTCCAGGTTGCAACAAACAATCGAACTCCTTGAGACCATCCATGGAATTAGGAAGAG AATTAGAAGAACCAAGGAGGCAGAACTGAGGATctga
- the LOC108336264 gene encoding uncharacterized protein LOC108336264 isoform X1: MIMYCVRVTTMAMTVPSWRPTCCASSSSSSSASTAVINTEQLRSQIDHLHAEADTTRAKATNARLRLLRLSEAAEKLQKQAVMSIQKGEENYAREMLFQRKKVLQALDKSKRRIELLDELSAKLSEFQAISLKESQLIGNVNVNIEDITKDASSPVRIVAPKEEVQNDFSTTRHNLDPETMDFDNIQDVQLSIESEENSLDVKEIQNLQESVSVGISNEDSIARNLSEISSYEDFMERIDKKLSEIEAELVTVLNVSTLVLVNEERPNNSRLQQTIELLETIHGIRKRIRRTKEAELRI, encoded by the exons ATGATAATGTACTGTGTTAGAGTGACAACTATGGCCATGACTGTTCCTTCATGGAGGCCCACGTGCTGcgcatcttcatcatcttcttcttctgcttctaCAGCTGTCATCAACACAGAGCAACTGCGTTCTCAAATTGATCATCTTCATGCTGAGGCTGACACCACCAGAGCCAAGG CAACTAATGCTAGATTGAGGCTTCTGCGGTTGTCAGAAGCTGCAGAGAAGCTTCAAAAACAGGCAGTTATGAGCATTCAAAAGGGGGAGGAAAATTATGCAAGGGAAATGCTTTTTCAGAGGAAGAAGGTGTTGCAGGCTTTGGACAAGTCTAAAAGACGCATTGAATTGCTTGATGAGCTTTCCGCAAAGTTAAGTGAG TTTCAGGCAATATCTTTGAAAGAAAGTCAGCTAATTGGAAATGTTAATGTGAACATTGAAGACATAACAAAAGATGCTTCAAGTCCAGTTCGAATTGTTGCTCCAAAGGAGGAAGTTCAAAATGATTTCAGTACGACAAGACATAACTTAGATCCTGAAACGATGGACTTCGACAATATTCAAGATGTGCAACTGTCTATCGAAAGTGAAGAAAATTCACTGGATGTTAAGGAGATTCAGAATCTTCAGGAATCCGTTAGTGTAGGAATTTCAAATGAAGACAGTATAGCCAGAAACTTGTCAGAAATATCCTCGTATGAGGATTTCATGGAACGGATAGATAAAAAGCTCAGTGAAATTGAAGCTGAACTAGTTACTGTTTTGAACGTCTCAACCTTGGTACTTGTTAATGAAGAGAGACCAAATAATTCCAGGTTGCAACAAACAATCGAACTCCTTGAGACCATCCATGGAATTAGGAAGAG AATTAGAAGAACCAAGGAGGCAGAACTGAGGATctga